The Desulfopila inferna genomic interval TTTTTCCCTCACGGCTTTAAGTACCGCACCGGCGGCAGTCTTCTGCCAGAACCACTCGGTGAAGGTGGCATCGTCCGTTAATATCATATCCGGACGAAACATCACAGATTCGAAATAGACCGACTTGAGATCCTGTGCCGCAAAACGAAGGGCCGCGTCCAGTGAAGATATGTGCTCACCCGGTGTCATGGGGATCTCAGAGAGAAAATCAGTGAACAGCTGCAGTGCAGCATCCGGCGTAAAATAGATTACAGCGGAATAACCGCGTTTTTCAATGCCGATATCATACCAGGAGCGAAATTCCCCGACTTCACGGCTGAATGCTTCCAGTAGTTTCTCTGTTTCAGTTTTTTGTGTGATTGGACCGACGAAAGTAACCGGACAGGCCAGCTGATCAAGCGAATATTGTGACGTATTTTTTTTGGGGACGTCATGAGGAAAATCCTCCAATACCGGACCCATTTCCGCCTCCAGAAGGATCAGGGCTGCCAAGACCACCTGTCGTTGAAAGTCAGGATTGCCCGGAAGTCCCAAAGGACGGCCCAAGGCAAACGGCACCCACAGGGCTCTGGGGGGCTGAATGGTTTGAGTATGCTCTCTGATCAGGCTAATCTGAGTAGTTGGGATTCCTTCGGCTTCCAGATAATGTGCCAGCGCGCCCACGGCGCGGGTGCAGAGAGGTCAGACCGGCACCAGCAGGGCCGCATCAACCTGATCACCTCTCAGCAGCCCGGCAAGCTTGTTTGCCGCGGTTTCCATGTCTGCCGGATCAGTGGCCCCCATAAACGAATAGTGAAAATCCGCCACGGATCCGATGGATTTATGGGCGGCAAGTTCATGAAGCCGGTCCAGGGGAAAAGCCACATTCCAGTCCTGTTGAAATCCGGTGCGGTCAAAATTCGTTGAAATATGGGACATCACCAGATCTTTGGCTATGCAGGAGTCTGCGATCACGCGGAAATCGCCAGACATCCCTTCAAAGGGACGATCATCGCGGCGATGCAGTCCCGCAGTTGAAATAATGGCAACGCGGCGCCGGGCAAGTGGTGTGCCCGGAGCCCAAGGGCGGGTCTCAAAGGTTGGGCAGGGCAGTTTTGCCAGGAAAGAGCGCAAGGGTTCGGGTATGGTGTTCAATCGTGCCATTAGGTCTGCTCCTTATATTTTGTTTAACTTTGTTATACAATACTATCTAATTCAAACAAAATAATGCCTTTTCTGATCATTTATCAACCGTGATACCGTCGTATGAAGCCGAATCTCCCGGGTTGCTGTTTTTGCAGTTTTTTGTGGACTTCATGAAAGTCTGGAGCAAAACCTTAATTTTCCAACCTGTGCTTCAGGTTGTATTGCTTAATTTTTCAGGAAGCGGTCAACTCAAGCCCACTGCTCTGGCACGGTGGGGATTCGACTGTTCCTCTTTCTTTCCAGATCTTTGTCTGATTTCCAGGATGTTCCGGTTGCAGAAATATTTGAGAGGCGATTGCTATGGAATCAGTGTCGGATTGCTCTGGAATATTCGCTTGTAACGAGCATCCTTTTTTCAGTCTCCTTGGTAACCGAGATATCGTAATCACGTGAAGCTCACGTAAAAGAAGGTTCAGAATTTACCTTGTGGCAGGGGCTACTTTTGGTGGTGGGGGAGGGGGAAACCGAATACATTTTAGCCTATTCGGGGTCCTCTATGATAGAGGTTAATAAATATTTAGTGTCTGTCCAGAATGAGCAATTTACGGACAGACACTAAATGACCTTAAAACTGGTATCGAAACCTTGGGCTCCTCTAAATTTTACTCTATTTGTTCTTTACTGGTTTATTAGGATTATCTACTTTGGTTGAGCCGTTTGGATCAGTTGACTTGTCAGGTTTATTTGGATTGTCGGTTTTCTCTTCTGTTGGCTCTTCTGTTGCTGGTGGCGGCTCTTCTGTTGCCGGTGGTGGTTCTTCTGTTGCTGGTGGTGGTTCTTCTGTTACCGGTGGTGGTTCTTCTGTTACCGGTTCTGATGGAACTATGGTTAATTCATGAGTATAATCGCTCTCTTCATTGTCATCATACGCTGTCATAGCTAAATACGCAGTGCCTTCAAAATTACCAACTGTACAAAGAGGATCATTAACATTATCAGTAATACAGGTCAATTCATCCGGTGCAAGATACTCACAAGTATTATCGTAGTTACTGCAACGGACCGACTCAAAAACATCAATAAAGTAGTTGTAGGCAAAGTTACTCTTTAAATTTCCGTTATCATCAAATCTTGAGTCAGAACCATAATATAAACGATACCCCACTACATACTCTTCCGGTGGATTTTCTTGCCATGTAAGCTCTACCGTTCCATTATCATACGCGTTCGCGTATCCCGCATATAAAACAAAGATGAATAGACCTGAGATAAAGAGCTGTTTATGGTTACGTAGTTTCAATTTTGTTGTTCTTCTTTTAGTCATTCCGATTTCTTCAATTGAGGTTAATGTATAAGGACCGCATCTTCTATAAAAAGCAGCCAAGGGATCGCCGCCCATATAGCAGTTTTTATGCCACGGGCAGCGTATCATGGAAGCCGCGGCCTCTATCACTCGATATGCTTTAATAATCAGGCCTTATAGCTAGAACGCAGATGTAAATAAGGATTTGCAATGGAGAGGAAGAGGAAGTTACTTGAGAAGATCAGCGAAAATTTGCACACTTCTGTACATCAACTGCACTTCTTGCACCTTCCTGTTTTGCTGACTTCACTTGATAAAACGAGGAGTAGCAGGATTGATAAAAGACATTATACGTGAGGGGGTACACCATGAAGCCACTGATCTCTGTTGTCACTTTGGGTGTCGATGATTTGGAGAAGACCGTTAAGTTCTACCAGGATGGTCTAGAGTTGAAGACAGAAGGAATAATAGGAAAAGAATTTGAATATGGAGCAGTCGCCTTCTTTGATCTCAGTGCGGGATTGAAATTGGC includes:
- a CDS encoding glycine/sarcosine/betaine reductase selenoprotein B family protein; protein product: MARLNTIPEPLRSFLAKLPCPTFETRPWAPGTPLARRRVAIISTAGLHRRDDRPFEGMSGDFRVIADSCIAKDLVMSHISTNFDRTGFQQDWNVAFPLDRLHELAAHKSIGSVADFHYSFMGATDPADMETAANKLAGLLRGDQVDAALLVPVUPLCTRAVGALAHYLEAEGIPTTQISLIREHTQTIQPPRALWVPFALGRPLGLPGNPDFQRQVVLAALILLEAEMGPVLEDFPHDVPKKNTSQYSLDQLACPVTFVGPITQKTETEKLLEAFSREVGEFRSWYDIGIEKRGYSAVIYFTPDAALQLFTDFLSEIPMTPGEHISSLDAALRFAAQDLKSVYFESVMFRPDMILTDDATFTEWFWQKTAAGAVLKAVREKCRASGDKALKMTGDMLLVPLGQA